The DNA sequence ttctacaccgaactgttaaactgagcaaaattcagtattgttcagtattcatatttcagtattgttcagtattttgtGGTTCTGGGTGTTGGACGGGATGATACTCAACGTTCTTCAGTATtgcttagtattttttctactcagttttgacttgcggtgtagaataatattctacacataTGGTGCNNNNNNNNNNNNNNNNNNNNNNNNNNNNNNNNNNNNNNNNNNNNNNNNNNNNNNNNNNNNNNNNNNNNNNNNNNNNNNNNNNNNNNNNNNNNNNNNNNNNatacatatatatatctatatatatctatatatatatatatatatatatatataaattaaccTAACTATACCTAACTATATACTAGTACCAGATAGGCCAAAGTCACCTAATTGAAGAGTTTCAATGGGTTGCTTGCAAGAACGTAGAATGCAACGAAACATATATGAAATCATCATATCACATCCAATgcatagttttatttttttgtttcataGACATTTAACTCTATGACTCATTATCACATCATCACAAACAGTTATTTAGCCGTctactaaataaaaataaagcttTGTTGAAACTCTCATTGACACTAGTTgcctaaataaaaataaaagactcgACAGCTGCAGAATCTACCGGACAGCACGCCAACATTAACCGACTTATACGTTGGATGGACACTTTCAATTTGATGAAGATCTTTGTCCATTGACATGGACATAAACTGacatactcaatccatcccaaattataagacgtttgatttttttttcaccaAGTTTGACCtacgtcttattcaaaaattggtacaaaatatcacttttttgcCGTGGCCTGGTTTATTAAAAAAAGTTCTATAAAAAAGACTTAAATTTAACTATGTTTGCATAAATTTttcgaataagacgagtggtcaaatatAAAGTTAAAAAAATTGAAACGACTTATATTTTGGGATGGAGTATAAGTTAGTACCAGACCTGATGACCGGGGCATAACAAGGGAATTCCGGCTTCCGAGTTGGTTAGTTCATCGTCGCTCATCAAGCTCTCTATATAAACCCCGTCCTGGTGCCCTTAGACTGCACACAACCAGACACATCACACATAGAAACGTCTGCTGCATTCCATATAGATAGCCGACTAGTACGTCTGGTACTTGCAACTAGCTAATCATGGCGTCCTACATTGGCAACAAAACCATGATCACATTCACAGCGGCAGCCCTGATGATTCTTGCTGTGATGACCATggtggtcgaggctcgagaccTGTCCACCTCCACAGGTGGCTATGGCGAGGAGGCCATGAAAGTGAGGCACCAGCAATGGATGGCGGAGCATGGCCGCACCTACAAGGACGAGGCCGAGAAGGCGCGCCGGTTCCAGGTATTCAAGGCGAACGCCGATTTTGTTGACAGGTCCAATGCCGCAGGAGGCAAGAGCTATGAGCTGGCGATCAACGAGTTCGCTGACATGACCAACGACGAGTTCGTGGCCATGTACACTGGGCTCAAACCAGTGCCGGCAGGGCCGAAGAAGATGGCCGGTTTTAAGTACGAGAACCTTACTCTTTCAGACGTCGACCAGCAGGCGGTTGACTGGAGGCAGAAAGGCGCAGTGACCGGTATCAAGAATCAAGGCCAATGTGGTATGGCAACTATATATTTGATAATTTGTATTTGATATAGTACTACATCTTCTAGACATATATACCATCGATCGATCGTCCCTACTGCAAATAAAATGCATCCATGCATTGTCTAGGTTGCTGTTGGGCATTCGCTGCAGTGGCGGCCGTGGAGAGCATCCACCAGATCACGACGGGCAACCTGGTGTCGCTATCGGAGCAGCAGGTGCTGGATTGCGACACCGACGGGAACAACGGCTGCAACGGCGGCTACATTGACAACGCCTTCCAGTACATCATCAGCAACGGCGGCCTCGCCACGGAAGACGCCTACCCATACGCCGCTGCACAGGGCACGTGCCAGTCGTCGGTCCAGCCGGCGGTCACCATCAGCAGCTACCAGGACGTGCCAAGCGGCGACGAGGCAGCGCTCGCCGCAGCCGTCGCCAACCAGCCGGTGGCCGTGGCTATCGACGCGCATAACAACTTCCAGTTTTACAGTAGCGGGGTGTTGACCGCGGACACCTGCGGCACGCCCAGCTTGAACCATGCCGTCACGGCGGTGGGCTACAGCACGGCGGAGGATGGGACCCCGTACTGGCTGCTCAAGAACCAGTGGGGGCAGAACTGGGGAGAGGGAGGATACCTCAGGGTGGAGAGAGGCACAAACGCCTGCGGTGTCGCCCAGCAAGCCTCCTACCCGGTCGCACGATGAACAAACTACCTAAGGCCACGTTCGTTTCACCGGGAATGAGCTCCGGGAAGAATTCCTGGCTGGATTGTTATTGTAATTTATATAAACTTTTACAACCGGATTAATTCCAGGCCTGTAAATGCTGTAACCGAACAAGCCCTAAATAACGTACGGATCGCTATTCTACGTACATGAAGGCATGCATAAGAAAGACTAATAAGGAAAATAAAGCATGCACACATATTGATAGTACATACAAACACAATTGTTATGCAACACTCCAAATATACATGTAACATTCGATGTTTGTATAGCAACAGATCATTCGGTGGCTTCTACAATGGCTTCTGATGATGGACAGATCATCAAATAAAACAGACTCATCATGTACTAGCTAGTTGCCGTCGTAACGGGTAGCAACTTCCTAGATATACAAACTGAGTAATAACCAATCTTCTTCTACTATAATGGACCATTCGAAATTATACTAGGTACACCAAGCAAAATATCTCCTCTGAGAGTCTCCAACCATTGTACACCCAGAAAACGTACACAATAAATTGGCTTCATTAAAATCAAGGGCTAACAAACAACCAAATCCGATCCGATGGCTGGTGATTGAAGTTTGATGCCAGGCTTCAAACTCATCCGCATCACGCGCCTTCCGCCCACGCACACCAGGCTTCAAACGCAGCGGCaccctgtgggggtataaacccctatgccCTTATGGgccgatatgggccgcaccatcagaagtGGCTcgacccacaagatgaagacgtgcggcgcatgacgctagtcggcgtgcaccgtaaggctacaagatattgtaccaaataggatagtttacttgtaactctgtcccttcaatatatataaggaggggcaggggtcccctagaggatagATCaaagacacattattctctcaacacgaatcaatacaatcagacgcatgacgtaggtattacgcccacacggccgccgaacctagataaaaaccttgtatgtgtcttgcgtcaccatcgagtttgtagcttgcgtaccgtctaccgataaactactaccgtgggtataacccaaggtagactgccgactagctttcatcgacagtggcgcgctaggtagagggtgtgcgtacagcttcccagacgaacaagatggccatcatccccgacttcacggccatggcgggcggcttcacgttcaccgtcagcttcaacagcttcaccgccatgaccgcAAAGGAGGcatagatccgatctgcgccaatcacttcttcatcgacgtcggccgcggcttcaaccacgctggctacgactccgactacttcagcaacgtctccgaccacgccgacgtgTCACCCGCtcccctgctacaaagggaggcagatcgacgacactgacctgctcgggccatcgaccaagttgtttggcctacttgctttgACCATCcatcgcaataataatcgcagcgaagaacggcgctacgactaCCGCGACTACCGTCATGACAACGAGTCAAAAAGCTGTCACACCctagcttttaaaataagaccagagtcgtcatatgtgtgcccaggaagtccacacatacaataaaagaatagaaagatcagaaacaatgttatatatagcagaaaatatatttataataacacttacaaacatcagagtacacggaaacagtagctaaacttcatagcctccattcttctcagggacggttgactgggggctccgtacgccaagcacttctgataagcttctagaaaactccatagcatctcTATCCTTCTTCTGaacagcactttactacactctGGGTGTGGGggtaatagcaagggtgagctcatgtcgaactcagcaagcacagacggaaagtaatgatatgcaaggcttaaaacaaggtaaagctgacttggtttgactgcggtagcattttagttgatcacttttaattatgactattactagaacaacctactactaattatgagtagcataaacgcaacccttaattagtgtaagtagtaattagtatcttttaaaagactatcctaataattatagtagtccagggattaaccccaaataTTAACAcatgatagcaatcctgccaacatggaatagccattccgccaaaacacgaggtagcaacctctccaagatccatctccaagtatccagtgaatccaatttgctcatcaagtgagggtctgggccactcgtgaccgtgagcacggctgatatatcagttttacactctgcagaggtgtgcacgttcactccaagtcgtgattcccatttgcccggggtcatgactccccaaaacactgccaaggtgagcaggcagggtctcactacgagacctttcacagggtccaactaataggatgccactcgcaagtttttgccggggcgctcggcagtcgatacccatagccatggcgtaccgatcaaccgacaacttaatattcattacccaagttactttctcacgcctacccggaaagtaacaccctactagtggaggtcctgctaattagtcaagccagagccatatagcttggagctgcactgtatgtcccaagGGGCCGCTcactgactaagtccttacggagagcagagacgggtacgcccggcaaaccggaccaccaacagtacccgctcccgcTGTCACCActatcatcacgatgctcgtaagcatccaacatcaccatcaccgcagtgaccaaaggttcagcacagtttaagcatcaagttaagtagagagtaattcttgtttaagcatgtgtataagatgagtagagcagctaagcaaacctagtatagcctagactacccatatacataacccaggtgaacaaggaatgGTAAGTAaaactagtcatgtccttagggtttgcattcattagacacatgcatgtaaagtaaatgacattaatgagtaggttcaaaatgatcaaacggtgtctgcacttgcctttattcccagcgtatatctgctcagaattctttggcttctttcttctaatcttcaacttctgcttcgactgtcggtccttcgctcctggtcttcactattgacgaaccacgcttcttctacttgtagcaaccaagcaacacaaacagacaaacaacaatcacgactaagaacaagcatcaatcaaaagaaaagctttgaaAAAGAAGAGCGCAATAAACGACACGGCTTATTGTTATAATCGTGACAACACAAGAACGATTGAATGGACACGACTATTGGGGCTTGCAACAAAACAGAGAGAAGACAGACTATACGGTTGGTCGTATTTTATTAGATGAAATAATATGACAGACATTTAATAGAACTATCCAAATTAGATTAACCAAATTATGTTGAATTATAAAAGCAGGAGTTAAAttttagttatattttaattgtagatggttatatatcatttaagccatttacgcctttgtaattttagaaaacataaagCAAGTAAGAGCAGCTAATCAAATCCTAACATGCGTCGCATTTATATTAAACAagttataactaataaagaaccatttaagttgatattaataatgttaacatttatttatttataaaagatctaaattataaacataggttacttttaatcaaaaagacattaaataaatattaaacaaattaattatatactttatgtctaactaaaaggaatataattaataaatatttaagttaACTTCAATCAAGTTAATATTAGATTATAAAAATACCGAAATGTAAACCTAAATTGTTTTTTTGTTAATTAAAAATAACAttcataaaaatattaattaactaattatatttataaacatgGGACATGGAAAACAGTATCGCTAATAAGTCATTTACGTTGCAATGGTCATAAAACAATAGAAAACATGATTGTAACTCTATAttgcttttaattataaaattaggTGCATATATTAATTAGTCTAATATTCAATTAAATATGGAAAAAATATATGACATAATAAAAGTTAGCACTACTGCATAGAGCGCGacgttacgaaactaacgcaattgAAACGGAATGAAACAGAGTTAGAACGATTAAATGGCGAAGGATTAATGACCAGTGACAAACTTGTAAATATGTCTTCTTCTGCCTTGAGCTGGCTGTTGGTGCTTCGAAGGAATGGCTCTGCAGGACCTTGGCCGCCTCGTGCACGGCGCGGCACGCAGCTGCAGCGTGGAGGAGCCCACTGGTCGCGGTTGGGACCCACTCGGGCCGTAGCGAGTGGAGGAGGCCGCGCGGCCTTGCCCGGCTCAAGCGAGCACGCGGCCGAGTGCGCTGGCGGCGCCGACGCGGGACACGGCGTCACACTGGCCAGGGCGCCGGTGGCCGGTGGCGTGTGATCAGGACAAGCCGAGGATGGGCTCTAAGTGCCGAAGAACGCAGGAAAAACAAGGTCGATCTCACCGGCAATGGAGGTTTCTCGCCTGAGATGAAACTGAAAGATGGGAACAAGATAAACGGTAATGGATTTGTATAAACAAGTATACCACGGTGAAGCGAACGACGAGGGCTACCTTTTTATGGTACTAGTTGATGCCGGAACGCGATGGTTTCACCGAAAAAGATCGCCGGAGTGTTCGCCGGAAACCTAGCTTTTGCAAACTTCGGCGAGAGATGGAGGGAGCTACGGGTGGCGGCTCGCGATGGGATTTTTAGATCTGTGATCAGCGCGTCAAGGAGAAcaccggcatatatataggtctagggtttggaaAATTTTCGAAATTTCTGAATTTCAGAATTTATAAAAttcgtttttaataaaaaaaataattttagaaaaagctgaaatcattttaaatccctgaaaagtatttccaaaattctaaaaaattaaaggaaaacttttagagatatactgagagttgatcaatctaaataaaatttttggtgtatatgaaaaagaattttagagcatataaaaatagattttgttCTAGGAAAAATGGAAAAAAGCTCGAAAAAGTCTAGAAAATTCTCGGAAAGGATCGGACAGCGTCTAAACGTATTTGTAAAATCTTAGCATGCACAAAAACAA is a window from the Sorghum bicolor cultivar BTx623 chromosome 5, Sorghum_bicolor_NCBIv3, whole genome shotgun sequence genome containing:
- the LOC8075752 gene encoding ervatamin-B, with the protein product MASYIGNKTMITFTAAALMILAVMTMVVEARDLSTSTGGYGEEAMKVRHQQWMAEHGRTYKDEAEKARRFQVFKANADFVDRSNAAGGKSYELAINEFADMTNDEFVAMYTGLKPVPAGPKKMAGFKYENLTLSDVDQQAVDWRQKGAVTGIKNQGQCGCCWAFAAVAAVESIHQITTGNLVSLSEQQVLDCDTDGNNGCNGGYIDNAFQYIISNGGLATEDAYPYAAAQGTCQSSVQPAVTISSYQDVPSGDEAALAAAVANQPVAVAIDAHNNFQFYSSGVLTADTCGTPSLNHAVTAVGYSTAEDGTPYWLLKNQWGQNWGEGGYLRVERGTNACGVAQQASYPVAR